The genomic window TGCTCATCGCCGGAGATGACCGGAACCAGCCCCGCCTGAACGGCAAAAAATCCGCCTGCGACGGTCATCAGGCCCATAGCGGCCAGTCGAATGATTTGGCGGTTCGGCATATTGCTCTCCATCGCATATGTAGCGGCGGAGCCTTGGGGTGGATTGGGGCAATATTGGGGTAAGATCGGCCGGATGCCGTGGACAGCCTGCCCACTGTGGCACAATTGCCGCGGAGTATCCTGATAAACGCAGGCGCCATATGCCCGATTTGCAGCCGGTGACAGGCGTCAGGCCACCCGGCTGTTTCAGGCCAGTCGCCCGTGGCAATGTTTGAACTTCTTGCCTGATCCGCAGGGGCAGGGGTCGTTCCGGCCCGGGTTGCCCCAGGTGCCGGGGTCATCCTCGACAAACCCTTCCACCAGCGGTGTGGTTGCCGGGGCGCCGGTTGTTGCCGCTTCGGCCGCTTTGGTCACGGCCTGCTGTTGCGCCTGCTGCTGGGCCTGCAACTGCTTGATCAACTGTTCCTGCTGTTCCGGGGTCAGCGGCTGAATTTTCGAGAGTTTCTCGGTCACTTCCGAGCGCAGGCTGTCAAGCATGCTTTCGAACAGCTGGAAGCTTTCGGTCTTGTATTCGTTCAGCGGATCGCGCTGGGCATAGCCGCGAAAGCCCACGACCGACCGCAGATGTTCCAGTGTCAGCAGATGTTCCCGCCATTTGCCGTCAATGGTCTGCAACAGCACCTGTTTCTCGATATTGCGCATCTGATCGGGGCCGAACTGCACGGCTTTCTGCGCCATATACTCATCGGCGGAGCGTTCCAGACGTTCGCGGATATCCTCGTCATCCACGCCTTCCTCGGCGGCCCAGTCCGCAACTGCGGCATCGACGCCCAGTTTCTCGCGTATCTCCTGTTGCAGGCCATCTGTATCCCATTGATCGGCATAGGATTTGGGCGGCATATGGATATGGACCAGATCGTCGATCACCTGATGGCGCATATCGCGGGTGACCTCGTTGATGTCATCGGCGCCCATAATCTCCATGCGCTGTTCAAAGATCGCCTTGCGCTGGTCATTCATCACATCGTCGAATTTCAGCAGCTGCTTGCGAATGTCAAAATTGCGGCCTTCAACCTTTGCCTGTGCCTTTTCCAGCGATTTGTTGACCCAGGGGTGCACAATCGCCTCCCCCTCTTTCATGCCCAGGGTCGACAGCATCTTGTCCAGCCGGTCGGACCCGAAGATGCGCATCAGATCGTCTTCGAGGCTGAGAAAGAAGGAGGACCGCCCCGGGTCGCCCTGACGGCCGGACCGGCCGCGCAACTGGTTGTCGATGCGCCGGGATTCGTGGCGTTCCGTGGCCAGAACATAGAGGCCGCCCGCGGCTTTCACCGCCTCTTCATCCGCGGCATGTTCCGCCTCGATCCGGGTGCGCACGTCATCGGGGTTGGCATCCGGGTTGGCGGCCAGCGCCTCCATCACCTTGAACTCGACATTGCCGCCCAGTTTGATGTCGGTGCCGCGCCCGGCCATGTTGGTGGCGATGGTGATCGCGCCCAGCTTGCCCGCATCGGCGATGATCTGCGCCTCCTGCTCATGCTGGCGCGCGTTCAGCACGTTATGGGGCAAACCCGCCGTTTTCAGCAGGTTGCTCAACATCTCGGATTTCTCGATCGAGGTTGTGCCGACCAGCACGGGCTGGCCCTTGTCATGGGCGGTGCGGATTTCGTCAACGATGGCGGCGTATTTTTCTGTGCCTGTGCGATAGACCTGATCATGTTCATCTGCGCGGGCAATGGGGCGGTTGGTGGGCACTTCAACCACACCCAGCCCATAGATCGAGGCAAATTCCTCGGCCTCGGTGGCCGCTGTGCCGGTCATGCCCGCCAGCGTGCCGTAAAGGCGGAAATAGTTCTGGAAGGTGACCGAGGCCATGGTGATGTTTTCGGGCTGGATTTTCGCGCCTTCCTTGGCTTCGATCGCCTGATGCAGACCATCGGACAGGCGGCGGCCCGGCATCATCCGGCCGGTGAATTCATCGACCAGCACCACCTCGCCGCCGCGCACGATATAATCCTTGTCCTTCTGAAACGCCTTATGGGCGCGCAGGGCATTGGTGATATGATGCACGATGGTTGTGCTTTCCGGGTCATAAAGGCTTTGGCCCTCGGGCAGGATACCCTCGGCCAGCAGGCGTTCTTCCAGAAAATCATTGCCCTCATCGGTGAAGGTCACGCCCCGGGTCTTTTCGTCGAATGTATAATGATCATCGGCGATTTCGGGGATCAGGGTGTTGATTGTCACATAAAGCTCGGACCGGTCTTCGGACGGGCCCGAGATGATCAGCGGCGTGCGCGCCTCGTCGATCAGGATCGAATCCACCTCATCGACAATCGCGAAATTGTGACCGCGCTGCGCCATATCGGCAAGATTGGCGCGCATGTTGTCGCGCAGATAGTCGAACCCAAGCTCATTATTGGTCGCATAGGTGATGTCGGCGGCATAGGCGTCGCGTTTTTCGGCATCGGGCTGGCGCGGATAGACCACACCGGTGGACAGGCCAAGCGCGGTATAGACCTTGCCCATCCATTCCGCGTCGCGCTTGGCAAGGTAATCATTGACCGTCACGATATGCACGCCCTTGCCGGTCAGCGCGTTCAGATAGGCGGGGAAGGTGGCGACAAGGGTTTTTCCCTCGCCGGTTTTCATCTCGGCGATATTGCCCTGATGCAGGAAAAGCCCGCCCATCAACTGCGTGTCAAAGGCGTGCAGGCCCAAGGCCCGGTGCGCGGCTTCACGACAATTTGCAAAGGCTTCGGGCAGAAGATCGTTCAGCGCCTCGCCATTCTGGGCGCGGTTGCGCAATTCGGCGGTTTTCGCAACAATTTCCGTGTCGGTCAGTTTTTCAAATTCTGGCCCCAGGGCGTTGATCTGTTCGATCACAGGCCGCGCCGATTTCACTTTGCGATCGTTTGGCGTTCCAAAGACCTTCTTCGCGATGGTTCCAAACCCGAGCATACTTTCAAACGCCTTTTCCTGCGGGGCCATCAGCGGTATTCCCCGGTTGATCAGTTCATGTGTCGCATGCGACTTGTTTGGCCCATCGCAGCGGCCTAGATACGGCTGCAAGACCGGCAGGCCCGAATTCAAACCCGTCAGGGACATAAGGGGCTGCCGGATATGTGTCAACGCGACCTGCGTGTTATCGTGTTGGTCGAAAAAAAGGACTTCTGATTATGAAACGTTTTCTTGCTGGTGCCACAATGGCGGCCCTTCTGGCTGTTCCGGCACAGGCCCAGGATGCAGACACTGTTCTGGCCACTGTGAACGGCACCGAGATTACCCTTGGCCATCTGATTGCGATGCAGGCGCTTTTGCCCGATCAATATCGCCAACTGCCCGATCAGACGCTGTTTGAGGGCATGCTGGAACAATTGGTACAGCAAGAGGTTCTGGCAGGTCAGGCGCAGGAAATCATGACCGAGCGCATGACCCTTGGTCTGGAAAATGAGGAACGCGCGTTTCTGGCAGCGGCGATGATGGATGATGTCGCCATGGCCGAGTTGAGCGAGGAAGAGCTTCAGGCCGAATATGACCGGGTATACGGGTCTGCCGAACCGGCGCAGGAATATAACGCGTCGCATATTCTGGTCGAAACCGAAGCGGAAGCGCAGGCCCTGGTTGAAGAGCTTGAAGGCGGTGCCGATTTCGCCGAACTGGCGCAACAGCATTCCACCGGTCCGTCGGGCCCCAATGGCGGGCTGCTTGGCTGGTTCACCGCCGGTATGATGGTCCCCAGTTTTGAAGAGGCTGTTTTTACGCTGGAAGAAGGGGAGATTTCGGCCCCTGTTGAAACGCAGTTCGGCTGGCATGTCATTCTGCTCAATGAAAGCCGGTTGCAGGATGCGCCCGCGCTGGACGATGTGCGC from Rhodophyticola sp. CCM32 includes these protein-coding regions:
- a CDS encoding peptidylprolyl isomerase; its protein translation is MKRFLAGATMAALLAVPAQAQDADTVLATVNGTEITLGHLIAMQALLPDQYRQLPDQTLFEGMLEQLVQQEVLAGQAQEIMTERMTLGLENEERAFLAAAMMDDVAMAELSEEELQAEYDRVYGSAEPAQEYNASHILVETEAEAQALVEELEGGADFAELAQQHSTGPSGPNGGLLGWFTAGMMVPSFEEAVFTLEEGEISAPVETQFGWHVILLNESRLQDAPALDDVRAELTQELRRARVDARVAELTSEAEIDRSDLEGFDMSLIRDMDLLTN
- the secA gene encoding preprotein translocase subunit SecA; translated protein: MLGFGTIAKKVFGTPNDRKVKSARPVIEQINALGPEFEKLTDTEIVAKTAELRNRAQNGEALNDLLPEAFANCREAAHRALGLHAFDTQLMGGLFLHQGNIAEMKTGEGKTLVATFPAYLNALTGKGVHIVTVNDYLAKRDAEWMGKVYTALGLSTGVVYPRQPDAEKRDAYAADITYATNNELGFDYLRDNMRANLADMAQRGHNFAIVDEVDSILIDEARTPLIISGPSEDRSELYVTINTLIPEIADDHYTFDEKTRGVTFTDEGNDFLEERLLAEGILPEGQSLYDPESTTIVHHITNALRAHKAFQKDKDYIVRGGEVVLVDEFTGRMMPGRRLSDGLHQAIEAKEGAKIQPENITMASVTFQNYFRLYGTLAGMTGTAATEAEEFASIYGLGVVEVPTNRPIARADEHDQVYRTGTEKYAAIVDEIRTAHDKGQPVLVGTTSIEKSEMLSNLLKTAGLPHNVLNARQHEQEAQIIADAGKLGAITIATNMAGRGTDIKLGGNVEFKVMEALAANPDANPDDVRTRIEAEHAADEEAVKAAGGLYVLATERHESRRIDNQLRGRSGRQGDPGRSSFFLSLEDDLMRIFGSDRLDKMLSTLGMKEGEAIVHPWVNKSLEKAQAKVEGRNFDIRKQLLKFDDVMNDQRKAIFEQRMEIMGADDINEVTRDMRHQVIDDLVHIHMPPKSYADQWDTDGLQQEIREKLGVDAAVADWAAEEGVDDEDIRERLERSADEYMAQKAVQFGPDQMRNIEKQVLLQTIDGKWREHLLTLEHLRSVVGFRGYAQRDPLNEYKTESFQLFESMLDSLRSEVTEKLSKIQPLTPEQQEQLIKQLQAQQQAQQQAVTKAAEAATTGAPATTPLVEGFVEDDPGTWGNPGRNDPCPCGSGKKFKHCHGRLA